aatgattcatttgatattaattatcattaaataaatggtttgagaatctaataaaaaataccaaatttagctttatttaatgattttatgtcataaaccttaaagttccataagaaacgtttgttttttaataataatgttaaatataattctgaacgcacaagttgagtcgatgcaatttcaaaacgcatcattgacatttcatacgtcagaaatgtcaacattgtcaacaaattttttacttaaaaacttctcacgtaaaaatacagaatttccagtttttgttataatatcgtaaaaaaatgagtgatttcagtgatgaagatgatctaacgcctgtggatgttgcactttcctcgctatagtgaggtgaaaagttttgtgttacacacgggtgcaaatgtattttacttctcgtgtgttgaaacacttgctacgctcaggattctattttagaaccactcgcttcgctcgtggttcaactatagaatcctttcgcttgctcgtgtttcaattccacactcgcgggtaaaatacaactttgcacccttgtataacaaataactatttctttgtttttttagaAGTGAGTGTGAAAGGTGTACCACCAGTGCGTACTCTCACTTATCACTTGTTTGAAACAGTGGATTcgattttaaaccaattttttgcACACTGACAAAACTTGATAATTAATCGAGATCGACTAACCTGTCTTCCCTTTcctcttttcttgttttcctcGTCGCCAcatgtaatgtactgtatttacctcagtatatcatacgatgtaatgtatttccaacgattcgccaacacaaacatcacgcggtacgCCCGGCTCTGCTCACGGTATAATATCGACTgaccctaactgtcagtgacgtcaccatgacgtaagcgctcgaagcgtcaatacactacaataattatggcctctagggctctatccagatacggttagaggtagaaataccaaatgctcttagagcacgacgttgttcggtagttgtgttatgagctcttgtatagcgatagcgactatacaagggccacgtggagctacttggcgttgacgccaaaacggtggataaactcgtatctagattagacacttcaaacaacgttaatgagcaaaaacaaaaaattaatcccgactcgatgtcgccaagatggcggtcgtcaAGCAACTCGACCGTTCACTCAAAACTTCGTGAAACGTCATTCGAATCTGACATCCGCTGTCAATGTCATAAATGACATTAGACTTCATTCTTCAACTTCCTAATTGTTTGCAATATTGAACATCAAAATGAACgaagggacttccggttcgaacgccatcttgatagtagcctcgtgattaattcctttgtttgttgctcattaaaattgtttaaagtgtaatatcgatagctttattatacagtaatataatttggtagtgtgcagtgaatggagaattaatctcaaagcgtgtttaaccaccattttggagtcaacggccggtagttcacgtgcttctcgtaaaatccagctatcggttttacgagacaataacaacaataactaccgaacaacgtcgtgctctaagaacatttggtatttctacctctaaccgtgtctgggtagagccctagaggcccataattttatttaccgtacactggctgaagaaaatcaagaaatattaattcgatcccacgtggatcccactttgacgttggcgaaatcatcgacagtatcgatggagccatactacttaaagattgattgaaaatGAACGAAATAAAGAAGCTAAAAGCGCAAATCGCGTGGTGTAAAGGATTTACAACTAAAATAGAGAAACTTTTAAACGAACCGGACAATCCTTTAGATCAAGAATCAGCAATAATCAGATTAGAACAAACTGAAGCAAACTTGAAAAAGTACAATGAATTGACACTGGAACTAGCCATATTAACAGAAAAGGATTCATATGAAGACTTTGAAGATCAAGATGATCACGAGGAGCGAACCATAAAAATCATCTCTCGCTTACGAAAGATTACCTCAAAAACGCCCACAACCAATACGTCGTCGTCATCGTTAAAAACAAAAGTGGAGGACACGGACGTAACCAGCTATCATGGTGGAGTGCGGTTGCCGGAGATTGACATCCCTACGTACGACGGGAAGGATTACACGAAATACGTCGCTTTCATCGAGCTCTTCGATGCGATAATAGACTCCAGTGACAAGTTAAAACAAGTCCAAAAACTATATTACTTGAAAAAATACCTGAAAGGTGAAGCGTTATCGTTAATTGAAGGTCTTCCATTAACCAATGAATCATATGTTAAAGCCAGAGAGCTAATTAAATTGCGGTATGACAATAAGTTTCTAGTAGTAACAAATCATATCCAAGCTATAATAGATAGCACACCCATTGCAAAAGGTTCTGCCAGTAACCTGCGCGACCTGGTGGCTAATACTCGTCAGCATCTAGGTGCCCTTAAGGCCCTAGGTCAGCCAATATACCAGTGGGACTTGATTGTACTAACTATTATCTTAAAAAAGGTGGATCAGTTTTCATGCAGAGCCTATCATCAGGAACGGGACAGTGACAAGATGCCAAATCTCGAAGACTTCTTGTCATTTGTGGAGAGAAGAGCCAGCAGCTTTGAAGAAAGCCAACAAAGTGAAGGTAAGTCGCATACATATCAAACTAAAAGTGCTAAAGTGTGTAATGTGGCCAATATATCAGTACCTTCATGCTTATGTTGCAAAGCAATATCACACAAACTGTTTTGTTGCCCAATTTTTGCAGCACAATCACCCAATGAAAGACAGGAGCTTGCTACCAAACACAAATTATGTAACATATGTTTAGGTATgcacaaaaataaatgtaaatttcatttcaaatgcTCGACATGTAAAGCTCACAACACATTGTTACATGTTGAATCTGAGCCAAAAGTTACCAGTTGCCATGCAAACTCAACAAATGCTGACGTTACTGATCTGTTGCCCACCGTTAAGGTAAAAGTATTAGGGCCAGATGGTAAATCCTATATTACAGCTAGAGGTTTAATTGATTGTGGCAGCCAAGTTTCTTTCATGACAAATAAGCTTGGCAAAGCATTGAATTTGCAGCCAGTGAATAAAAATTTCAACATTTCAGCCCTACAGTGTCAATCTATTCTTACATCGAAGGCAGTAAATGCCAAATTTGAGTCGCTGCATTCAGATTACAGCTTGCAAGTAACATGTTCACTTGTGGACCAAATCACAACACAATTGCCAGAAAACAAAATAGATACAAGTAAATTCACAATACCAAATTCTGTTCTACTAGCAGACAATGATTGGTCAATTCCAGGTgatatttcattattgttttcTGCCAGCATATTTTGCAAAATATTATTGCCCAACAAAACCAAAATTCAAATACTGAACTTTATCTCATCGGTACAGAATTTGGTATAGTAATATCTGAAGATACTCCATGTCATAATAGAGCAACAACCTGCCATCATGTTTCATTGCATGTGGCCACCCATGAGGCCAATAATAATATTGAGCACCTCCTAACAAAGTTTTGGGAAACAGAAATTGTTCCTGAAATGAAATCGGAGGTTACAGCAAAGCAGAACTCCTGTGAGGCCGAGTTTCAACGCTCGGTACAATTAATTGATAACAAGTTTCAGGTGTCTCTTCCCCTTGCGCAGGCCATGGATCAACTTAATCTTGGCAATACCTTTCCAATTGCATTCAAAACCAAAATTTGCATGAAAGGTACAaagaatttataaataaatatatagagcTTGGTCATGCTAAGGTGCTGCCCCTAACAAACTCTAATAAGCAACAATTGTATTTCATGCAACATTTACCTGTCATTAGAGGGGACAGGAAAACAAATAAAGTTAGAGTAGTTTTCAATGGAAATACTGGGGCAGGCAAAGAATACGACAGTCTTAATGATTTGTTACTAAATGGCCCTAAAGCTCAAAAAGACCTGTTTGATATATTAATATCATTCAGAGTTCACAAATATGTTATGATGTCTGACATCCAAAATATGTACAGAGCCATAAGAATAGACCCCAAGTTTCATCACTTACAAAATATCTTATGGCACAATAACAACAATGAACTAATTATCATTCAGTTACAGACCGTGACCTATGGACAAAAAAAATCGAGTTTCCTGGCGACAAGATGCTTAGAGGAGCTGGCAGCAAGGTATGAGGCAGAGCTTCCTAAAGCAGCAGAGGTGGTCCGCACTGCAATGTACGTGAATGATGCCCTCTTCGGAGCAGACTCCATCAAAGATGCATTGGAGGTAAGAGACCAATTTACTGATTTGCTGTCTCATGCAGATTTTCATCTGCACAAGTGGTCAGCCAATGATCCCAAACTGCTAACTGGTATCTCTCCAGAATCATGCTACGCTGATGATCACAGCTCTCCATGAAAACTGATCTCAAAGCCTTAGGCATGGTATTTTACCCCAATCAAGatgttttcaaaattaattatcCCAACAAAGACATACAACATTGGGACAAACGCTCAATTCTTAGTTTCATTGGGTCCTTTTTTGATCCCTTAGGGCTGGCAGGGTTGCAAATTTGGattgttaaattatttgattattgtattatttgagttattgaattatttgagttatggaaatattttttgaacctTTGAATTAATGAATTCTTAAATCTTTGAGTTCTTGAATTATTGAATCGTTgagttatataattatttgagttagaattatttgagttactgaattatttgagttattgaatctttgagttattgcattatttgagttatttaattatttgattcttaaattatttgacttatTGAAATATGTCAACGTTTGggttattgaattattaaatctttgaggctattgaattattgaatcaTTAAGTTATGGAATTATTGAAtctgagttattgaattatttgagttattgaaatattgaacctttgagttattgaattattgaatctttaagttattgaattattgaatctgagttattgaattatttgagttattgaaatattgaacCTTTGAGTTATTGAGTTATTGAATCTGAGTTATTGAATAATTGAATCGTTGAGCTATTGAATCTGAGTTACAGAATAACTGAATCGTTGGGTTATTGAGTTATTGAATAATTAGTTATAGAACTATttgatttattgaaatattgaacttagtaattgaattattgaatctttgagTGAATTATTGAATTTTTGAGTTAAAGGGTTCTTAAATCTGAGATATTGATATTATTGAATAGGTAACTGAATctttgatttattaaataattgaatcTTTGAGTTAATTAACTATTGAAGCTTTGAGTTATATGAGGCAGTATTGGAGACATGAAGAGGCTCCAGTATTGTGATTAGTTATACGAGGCAGTATTGGAGACGTGAAGGGAGCTCCAGTATTGTAATTAGTTATATGAGGCAGTATTGGAGACATGAAGGGGGCTCCAGTATTGTGATTAGTTATATGAGGCAGTTTTGGAGACATGAAGGGGGCTCCAGTATTGTGATTAGTTATATGAGACTGATAAGTagcacataaaaaaaactgaatgaaaAACAAAACGAGAAATTATGTGTTACAGTTAAAATGAGTCAAAAAACggaaatgaataaaaatgtgGTGAGACACGTTTGTGTCAAGATAGTGATTATGTAATAGCacgataaaaaaaacagaatgaaaAAACAAGAGAAATAATGTGCTACACCTAAAAAAAGTTAGGAATAGGATATGTTAAGTATGATGAAATGTGAAGTGATgatgcaaaaataaaactatatttgatacaatcaaaaaaaggaATGTGATGTGTCGGATTTATATAGAAAAAAACTGTGTATTTAGAtggatatatgtatattaatagatttgaaataaacatattaatataaaGATTAATTCAATAGATAACAAGAAAATATGTATAGACAAAGCAATTGTATTACATGAGTAATgaagtattaataattttctttCTGAATGCCCGATGATTTAACATGCCGAGTTTAAGATTAGATGATAAACGTGATTAGTATGACTGTGCATGAGGACATGCACAATGTCAGGATGGGCGAGTGTAAGATtctttaaaattactaattattcAAAAaagatttcatgaaataaagagTTGAATAATCATTGTCaatctataatttaataaatttaaaagtaaagttaTTGATTGTTAACATTTGTAAATGGAAGGTAgtttaaagaaaagaaaaatgcgACTGGCATGGCGGTTAGCGGGCATTCGGTTACGGGCAGGGGTGAAGGGTGGACGATTGTGAAGAGAGGTGATTGGATGTTGAACTGTAACGGAATATTGTGATTAAGAAATATATTGTTGTTATGAAAGCTAAAGTTTTTCTTACACTTGAGTCTACCGCTGGTTATGCAGACGCTTGAAAAGTGGTTTTCTTTGCCGCACGCATTACATCGTTTTCCTTTTGCCGGACAGTCATTCatgtttgtgtgaaaatctCGTCCGCAAAACATACATGTTTTTGCCTTAGGAGTTTGTTGTTGGGTAGGCCGATGAGTTTTGGGTCTTATTTTGTTAACGGTTTGTTGTTCAGTACCCATCTGAGGGTTGTTAGTTAAACGTTGGCTCTGTAGTTCTGCTTGTTCAAGCTTGTTTGCTGTGGCTATAACATCGGAGAGTTTAGCACTGTTTGTTGGGTGTTCTTTGATAAGTTCTTGCTGCcatgtgctgttgttgatgccAATTACCAATTGGTCTCTTATGCGTTCTTCCACGTTGTTCCCGAATGCGCAATATCCCGCTAATGATCTTAGCTCGAGGGTGAATTGTGTGATTGTTTCTTCTGCTTTTCTGTGTCTAGTTGCAAAAGTGACTCTTTCTGAGAGAACGTACGTTTTTTTGCCATAGTATTCGTTAAGTACCTTTTTTAGGTCATCGTACGACTTCGTAGTAACGACGGCTGGTCGATAGTAATCTACGAGTACCTTGAAAGCTGCAGGTCCAATCCGAGAAAGAAGAAGTTGCTTTCGCTTATCCTCGGAAGTTTCTTCGTTGAGGCCGTGAATTTGTAATTCAATTTCGAAGCGCTGGATATAATAATTCCAGTCTTCAGTTTTGTTATCGAACGAATCGAATTGGAAACGATCAACGCGTTCGGTCATAGCTCCGTCGTCGTCGCcaaaatgttatattaaaaGCATAATTAAAAATCTAGTCATTTAATGTTTTAGTTTATAAGATGACATTGAaagatattaaaattttcatttgacGTTGGCGAATTAAGGTTGTTACACAAAGGTATAAACTAAAGCTTGTTGTACACAATACTACATACAGTCTACATGATTGATTTacttgaaaatgataccaaacatgacttcaaccaggcgcggcttcctctaaggagcgcttgtgcagtgcactcccataaataatcataatgaaattatagtgcctaattaatatattactctttaagatctatcgtacaaaagtaaaataccaattaaataattacctttattcattataagtttatagacggcctatactactcggcctactcctataatttcataggaatcataggtaacgcgcgaagcggagcgctttggattgcgctcctatgaaaaagatttagtacataaaatcaataggaaattcaatgagagcgaaagagaagtttcgctacagttccgcacgtgaaacagaagattttctatgaagaaagaggtaaaattggagcggcgctccgtagcccgtttgaccttgcgccctctcgtcgaatgcgcgcgcattgtgcgcgccatattgtcacttgtttgtaaacagaccttagttagtagtcaattttaaagtacgcgcgtgaatggaattttggcatttttttattataaataattaaccaagagtttaagcagtaagtgcacataatttgtttgttgtgaggtatttaaaatgaatgaatttaacgggagaatgtgaaaaaagtttacaaaatctactcgagttcaatataaaaggaaaaccttgaactttcgtaacaatgttcgtcaaaaacaaaaacttatatgtcattaaataagatcaatatgcaaaaacaccgtggttgtgttatgtcgctgtgataaaagtaactaggtgttttagtttatcgtgttacctacctaagtacatatgtcttgtttggagcgggcgcgggcgggccgggcgacggctgtgcggtgagtttgcttggaccgaaaccgatgtgttaacaatttagcacatatttccataaaattttaaaacaacattcacaacctagaatccatttgtaaaatgaactgcagttagcgtctatcggtcgtcaagatattcgtaatagcgaaattctataagagagttcaatgaccgtattttgtgtcggttaattaaatgtgtagttttttactgtgatagtgaacacccataatatagaatcaccagccgccgctgaCTTCAACCTAAACTTAAATAGTATAAACTTCAGGAATTCAgtttcggcgaagaagctgaaccttatgtcctgtctcgggactcaaattatctgtataccaaatttcaattaaatcggttcagcggtttaagcgtgaagaggagttaaaaaaaggtatttgtaaaaagtttatatgttttgaCTTCGGAATAGTGTCAATGTGaaaccataaatgaatttggcactcgatttaatacgaaaacgataccaaacatggctTAGTAGCTTCACTGATATAGAATTGAAGATAAAAGTGAGAGCCCCAATTaatataaactttcaagagTGGATATTCcaaaaactattcaagatatcgaaaaacttgtagcaaatttcaTCAGCTTTCGGTTTGTCTaatagtacagcggccagagggcctaatacaccattcgatgtgactggacagtattctaccgacaagtggtatcgttgtgttcaGTAGAGTttactgagtacgaaataagaacttgtcactttctgagacagtggggggggggggatacTGTGACTTTTTTCTTGTAAACATGCCATGTGAAGTAcaaaatgaaagggctttgtgattaaattacaaatatataacatagtctaacattttcactacttggtctaacaaattagtagaaaacgctcaaaaatttcacaatcctgaGTTAAtattttgaactgctctaaattgaaaatggctgAATTGATTAGTCCAAGATTTATATACAATGACTGTAAATATCCTCTAtattatatctaaaaataagtaatcagatatatccaaaaataagaaaagtacatgaaGTTGAAtatcagtataattttctggtctaatgtatgtattaattttggTATAGTATaacaaagtataattttttggtctaatgtatgtatttattttggtataGTATAACATAGTATAATTTTCTGgtctaatgtatgtatttattttggtatagtataacagaaaattatagttttattcaacttgatgtactttcttatttttgtatatatccGGTTAATTATTTTCAGACATGATAtaaaggatattcacagtctacttatataccttcttattgcttggcctaaaatttgattttaaaaaattttttttgaagaGTATACAAGAGATAATCTTTGAACGTGTTTCGCGTATTTGTGAtgcttcaaaaatattttaagttttaattcgaGACACAAAGAGAAGTTTCTGGCTGATAGTGAAACAATCGAAGAATTACGCGTTATTTTCGGAACAATTCTCgacgatattaatattattggtTCAGAACCTGACTATGCAGCCCTAGATTCGTTCgagaatataattatattcgCGAATTAAACGCGTTCGCAATGcaacaaaaacactaaaaatgtCATCACCGCAAATAAATGCAACCGGTTTCTCCATTAAGGGTAAGTATTAAGCTTCCACCTATCGAACTGCCGTCTTTCGATGGCCGGACAAACAATtcaattttataaaacgttTAAGGCCAACATTCATAATCACTGCATAATCATTCCTAAGGTTACCTTTCCCGTTGGCCTGGTAGACGTAGTAGGATTACGTCCGAGTAGCTTATATTACGTACGCAATTTGGCCGTCTACAATACGCAGTTAATATTTATAGattcgcagtgcatctcgctggCACCAACAGATATAGGTATGTTCAACCTTTAGCGCCCCAAGGTCCTAATACTAGTACTTATGAAATTACCAcccaattaaatttaaatcattataaaatgGAATAGagttgcattttgttttattcccttcgataattttttttaacaaattcacTATTTTCCAACACCTAGTAATGGTTCAAATTCCACTGCCATTTTTTCTTGTATGGTGGGCCGCTAGAGGTTATATCTTGAATATACCTACACATCAGGTAGGTACATTGAGATCAATAATTTGTTAAGTTCAAATCCTCCTGGTAAAGGATTTGGTGGTGAGCGTATGCTGCGTATGGACGCCTAGTCTCTTACTCTGGGAGCTACTGGTAGCTAGTGTAGCTACAAACTTCGTAGCCCATAGtgggtaggtatgtataatacTTACCGTAGCAGTTATTACAGCCACTCGGAGCGTATTGCGCTCAATAACTCTGCGCTACGGTACTCCATTAAAATTGAATTACCTATCCATTTTCCGATATGAAAACTAACTTAATATTCATGCGTGTATCCACCCACTTACAATTGTTTCGAAATCCGTATGTCGTCGGCTGAGAATTATACGTTTGTGCCATATCCATTATTGAGCATAATCGGTTTTTAATGAtttctaaaataacaaaaaaattgctATAATTGACACTAATTGGTttaaaagaaattattttcaaaagtgtGCCATATCCGCATTTTATTATAGAACTAActgttgcccacgacttcgtacgcgtggatttgtatgttggtggttatatattctacatgagcataatattgaacattatgcagcaaatgatatcagtagggacggttaatcatttgttaataattatacaacgcatgaaatttgtctttcacaaactacgaagtttcaagaccctaactgaaaaaaaaatgttcccgatataatccctctcgaccctcttagaagatttacaagtccactatttaaaaaaaatattcgctcccgaaactattaatacaaacttttcaaaaacagtgtaagtaatcagttttcgtctattttaatataatgccctttttaccaagtttcaagttcctatcttgtaccacatataaacttacatcccctttttaacccctttaggggttgaatttttaagaacgttgaaataacttttttggaatcctatacaatgcctttctaagaagtttcaaagcctTTGTAATAGATTTACTTTcagcccctttttaacccttttaggggatgaatatttaaaaatgcttaaattacttttcttgtattctaataatatgcctttatacaaagattcaagttccgcactcaaaacaatatttgatctccatacaaactttcaacctcatttttaccaccttgggggatgaattatcaataatgctgaaataagtttttttctcttttaagtatatatctttctatgaagtttcaagtacctagcttaaaataaaattaggaccacgacaaactttcaaccccttttaaaccactttaggggatgaatttttaaaaacgttgaaataactttttttgtattcttataacatgcctttatgcaaagattcaagtcgcgcacttaaaaaatgtttgacctgcatacaaactttctacccctttttcaccaccttaagggatgaattatGATGAAttaagcaggtatttagggttctcaaaggtgggcaacgcataagtggctcctctggtgttgcttatgtccatgggcggcgatgactgcatcccatcaggcggctcgtctgctcgtttgattcccattacattatttaaaaaaaacttttttaatcaaaaacgctgaaattagctttcttctcttttaatgaaatacctttttacgaagtttcaaactcttagcttaaaatataattttgaccctatacaaactttcaacccctttttaacccttttaaggaatgagtttttaaaaacgctgaaattacttttcttgtattctaataatatgcctttatacaaatattcaagtcccacactcacaaaaatatttgatctccatacaaaatttcaaccccttttcaccaccttgggggatgaatttttaaaaacgctgaaatgaggtttcttgtttttttattataattaataaacatttatattataaaatttgaaccccaagacaaactttcatcccctttttaaccaccttaggggatgaattttgaacaaccccttcttagtggatactaacgtcataaaagctacctattgtgaaaaattcagctctctaggtccaatggtctgggctgggcgttgatttaagtgagtcagtcagtcagtcaggacttttacgtttatatatatagataattacactgttaacagaaaattattaGACATGCGCGAAACAGTGCTCCAAAAAGTAATGCTATATCACATCACTTTTTCGAAAACGTAATAGTACACTGAGATATCACATCACTCATCACTCGAAACATGACCCGAACGTGAAACAGTGCTCCGGCACGCGCCTGATGGTCAAATTACAGCATCTCCTACATTACGCAGCGCATCTACAGCACTAACAGCACTCTAGTGACGTAGTGACTCTAGCGCGTCTCGTACCTATCCGTAATCCGTATCAGCgatcgatttatttaatttattaggcGTTGCGTTTTGTCACAGCTAtgtgaaagattttttgttaattcttataaatcataaaatatgtataatttattattatttggataaAATTAATATGACACTGATACaggtatgtaattaattatgtatgtaagtttcgCAGGTAGATGTACCATACCTGCATTCAAATTGATTTCCCTTCATACTTTACCAAAATAACAT
The Cydia strobilella chromosome Z, ilCydStro3.1, whole genome shotgun sequence genome window above contains:
- the LOC134755111 gene encoding uncharacterized protein LOC134755111; its protein translation is MNEIKKLKAQIAWCKGFTTKIEKLLNEPDNPLDQESAIIRLEQTEANLKKYNELTLELAILTEKDSYEDFEDQDDHEERTIKIISRLRKITSKTPTTNTSSSSLKTKVEDTDVTSYHGGVRLPEIDIPTYDGKDYTKYVAFIELFDAIIDSSDKLKQVQKLYYLKKYLKGEALSLIEGLPLTNESYVKARELIKLRYDNKFLVVTNHIQAIIDSTPIAKGSASNLRDLVANTRQHLGALKALGQPIYQWDLIVLTIILKKVDQFSCRAYHQERDSDKMPNLEDFLSFVERRASSFEESQQSEDRDLWTKKIEFPGDKMLRGAGSKV